The Scytonema hofmannii PCC 7110 genome includes a region encoding these proteins:
- a CDS encoding siphovirus Gp157 family protein: protein MTQAIDKTELALTVAETATEPNTEALARDITKLSLRELCLEASKLWSQLEEASDSEGAVEEIIQQLFSVQEAIPRKIDGIVWVAEGLQVEIEDWKCKKDRISEMYDKVIARKVRQLEEIKQGILKLNEVGLLPDLNLGEERAFEIQDNPPKVVPTVDPSLEEFPDEYKVEKIKYEADKKKILDAHKEGVDVSGFAEVTVGKHVRFKMNPERTRKTKAKTK, encoded by the coding sequence ATGACACAAGCAATTGACAAAACCGAACTCGCGCTAACTGTAGCTGAAACAGCGACTGAGCCTAACACAGAAGCACTCGCAAGAGACATTACGAAACTTTCACTAAGAGAACTTTGTCTGGAAGCAAGCAAACTGTGGTCTCAACTAGAAGAAGCTTCAGACTCTGAAGGTGCTGTTGAAGAAATAATCCAACAACTATTTTCGGTTCAAGAAGCCATTCCCAGGAAAATTGATGGCATTGTGTGGGTTGCAGAAGGTCTTCAGGTAGAAATCGAAGATTGGAAATGCAAGAAAGATAGAATTTCAGAAATGTACGATAAGGTTATAGCTAGAAAAGTGAGGCAACTAGAAGAAATCAAACAAGGGATTCTAAAGTTAAATGAAGTTGGATTGCTCCCTGACCTCAACCTGGGGGAAGAAAGGGCATTCGAGATTCAAGATAATCCTCCAAAAGTTGTTCCAACAGTAGATCCGTCATTAGAAGAGTTTCCTGACGAATATAAAGTTGAGAAGATTAAGTATGAAGCCGACAAAAAGAAAATTTTAGATGCTCATAAAGAAGGTGTAGATGTCAGCGGCTTTGCTGAGGTCACAGTAGGAAAGCACGTCAGGTTCAAAATGAATCCCGAGAGGACTAGAAAAACAAAAGCGAAAACAAAATAA
- a CDS encoding AAA family ATPase, whose protein sequence is MAVTLKASKQGLEIVDKARRKKGWNATAPAWYDAANTSVATLKRFRRRIPIDRDVFVAICKAVGINNWEVIVDDTPMLQADSRPDFFSYDDAWVGREQLVNELSTKLRGSCRLLLILGLTGIGKTALAEKLAVEMQDWFGENWKNRFKRANFDYQEKSTEFASVAKQWLEEWGERILPEEHKPELLLQRLVAYLRQHQVLVLIDSLERLLTENKEEGWGDFADEWWEKFFLSLLSVESCQSRLIITSQDRPVKLVNDRWRNFWHQVVLYGLTESEQAALFKTTGLDVSDDSLNQPLLIRIGRAYKGHPLVLRVIIGEIWSEPFNGDVQAYWNDERENTRQKIEDVEKALAEAEQGKTLGDKDEWELHKLTRQVREKVNKQRLQIAFQRLARDVKDAYILLCAASVYRAPEKEEFWLKHLVYWLKRLEKQDCAKNRQDRALEELGNRFLVEESLNHNKKRVLGQHNLIRSLAIEHRNLLLKSLKTDT, encoded by the coding sequence ATGGCGGTTACTCTCAAAGCATCGAAACAAGGTTTAGAAATTGTTGATAAAGCAAGACGAAAGAAAGGATGGAACGCAACAGCTCCTGCTTGGTATGATGCTGCCAATACTTCAGTTGCAACCCTAAAGCGGTTTAGGCGAAGGATACCAATTGATAGAGATGTATTTGTTGCTATTTGTAAAGCTGTCGGGATAAATAACTGGGAAGTCATTGTCGATGATACTCCAATGCTCCAAGCAGATTCTCGACCAGACTTTTTTTCCTATGATGATGCTTGGGTAGGTCGAGAGCAGCTAGTTAACGAACTAAGTACAAAGCTTCGTGGTTCGTGTCGTCTTTTGCTAATCCTGGGACTGACGGGCATTGGTAAAACTGCCTTGGCAGAAAAATTGGCAGTAGAAATGCAAGACTGGTTCGGGGAGAACTGGAAGAATAGGTTCAAGCGAGCTAATTTTGACTACCAGGAAAAAAGCACAGAATTTGCCAGTGTCGCTAAGCAATGGCTAGAGGAATGGGGAGAGCGAATTTTACCAGAGGAACATAAGCCAGAACTATTGTTGCAAAGGTTGGTGGCATACCTGCGGCAACATCAGGTGTTAGTGCTAATTGATTCTCTAGAAAGACTGCTGACAGAAAATAAGGAAGAAGGCTGGGGTGATTTTGCTGATGAGTGGTGGGAAAAGTTCTTTCTCAGCTTATTGTCAGTAGAATCGTGTCAAAGCCGATTAATCATCACGTCCCAGGATCGCCCAGTCAAGTTGGTAAACGACCGTTGGAGAAATTTCTGGCATCAAGTAGTTTTATATGGATTAACTGAATCCGAGCAGGCGGCATTGTTTAAGACAACGGGATTAGATGTCAGCGATGATTCACTAAATCAACCTCTGCTGATACGAATTGGTAGAGCCTATAAAGGTCATCCTCTAGTTTTGCGGGTAATTATCGGGGAAATTTGGAGTGAGCCTTTTAATGGGGATGTGCAGGCATATTGGAATGATGAACGTGAAAATACACGTCAAAAGATAGAAGATGTGGAAAAAGCTTTAGCAGAAGCAGAGCAAGGAAAAACTTTGGGAGATAAAGATGAATGGGAGCTACATAAACTTACCCGTCAAGTTCGAGAAAAAGTTAATAAACAACGTTTGCAAATAGCATTTCAAAGATTGGCAAGAGATGTCAAGGACGCTTATATCTTACTGTGCGCTGCTTCAGTTTATCGCGCTCCTGAAAAGGAAGAGTTTTGGCTGAAGCATTTAGTTTACTGGCTAAAACGTTTAGAAAAACAAGATTGTGCTAAAAACAGACAAGATAGAGCTTTAGAGGAACTGGGTAACCGTTTCTTGGTTGAAGAATCATTGAATCATAATAAGAAGCGTGTTCTTGGGCAGCACAATTTAATTCGTAGTTTGGCAATAGAACACCGTAATCTATTGCTAAAAAGTTTAAAAACTGATACTTAG
- a CDS encoding CHAP domain-containing protein yields the protein MLGNAFEWGTQAANAGIPTSNTPQIGAIAQWDKSSMYPLGHVAVVEKINSDGTILISESSYSPNIGSKWDFLYRTRTISANEPSRFILP from the coding sequence ATGTTGGGCAATGCATTTGAATGGGGTACCCAAGCCGCTAATGCTGGGATTCCAACATCAAACACACCTCAAATTGGCGCGATCGCTCAATGGGACAAAAGCTCAATGTACCCCTTGGGTCATGTAGCTGTAGTAGAAAAGATAAATTCAGACGGAACCATCCTGATTTCTGAATCGAGTTACTCACCGAACATTGGCAGCAAGTGGGACTTTTTGTACAGAACCAGAACAATCTCTGCTAATGAACCTAGCAGGTTTATTCTCCCCTAA
- a CDS encoding class I SAM-dependent methyltransferase, which produces MPNILFTRPGSRPSSLARPLAGSDYELADIGFEEGIYLYSILRKLKPETAVETGVCNGFSTAFILLALAKNQKGQLYSLDFPEVAGVDYDDGTFWEGKRGAVIPKDQEPGWAIPEHLKIRWDLTLGKSQEKLPELLARLGEIDFFIHDSEHSYECQWFECNESYKFLREGGILMMDDMSWNNSFDNFANEKEKHIIKIGHDLGFLIK; this is translated from the coding sequence TTGCCCAACATTCTATTTACAAGACCTGGATCGCGACCTAGTTCCTTAGCACGTCCATTAGCGGGTTCTGATTACGAATTAGCAGATATTGGCTTTGAAGAAGGGATCTATCTTTATTCTATCCTTAGAAAACTCAAGCCAGAGACTGCTGTTGAAACAGGAGTTTGTAATGGGTTTTCAACAGCTTTTATATTGCTAGCACTAGCGAAAAATCAAAAGGGGCAACTTTACTCTTTAGACTTCCCTGAAGTTGCCGGAGTGGATTATGACGATGGAACTTTTTGGGAAGGTAAGCGCGGTGCTGTGATTCCTAAAGACCAGGAACCTGGATGGGCTATTCCTGAGCATTTAAAGATAAGGTGGGATTTAACATTAGGAAAAAGCCAGGAAAAGTTACCAGAATTATTGGCGAGACTGGGAGAAATTGATTTTTTCATCCATGATAGTGAGCACTCCTACGAATGTCAGTGGTTTGAATGCAATGAATCGTACAAATTTTTGCGCGAAGGTGGGATACTTATGATGGATGACATGAGTTGGAATAATTCATTTGATAATTTTGCTAATGAGAAGGAAAAACATATTATCAAGATTGGGCATGACTTAGGATTTTTAATTAAATAA
- a CDS encoding HlyD family efflux transporter periplasmic adaptor subunit, which translates to MSINNGNSNGNGNGNGNGNGNVRLPKLALANIQQLEQNTNKESTIEPKPPSTAPRYIPKFDQPVILTQPRKWSRAILWSLMAVTAGAIIWANVAKIEEAVSATGKLEPTGTVKEVQAPVGGVVKQIHIEDGQHVKSGERLLSLDPTTALAQLASLQKIRVSLVQENQFYQSQLRGASSGVIPLKIPNEMIDLTKSRAALIADNQVYRAQLDGLRDPNRLTIEQKERLQSNRSELNARVAAAKLEIVQLQHQRQQAEIKQASTIDTLAMNKGILNSVTPLMQDGAISKIQYFKQQQEVRNGQSEIDQLVQERARLNSAIFQAQAKLQNTIALSRQDWLQQIADNNKRIAEIDSQLTKAIVENHKKIAEIDSQLSQTQMNLKYQEIKSPVAGTIFEIKAHTPGFVVTSSEPILKVVPDDALIAKVYITNKDIGFVFEGMTVDVRIDSFPFSEFGDIKGQLISIGSDALPPDQIYPYYRFPAKVRLSQQSLLANGRKIQLQSGMSVSTNIKIRERTVMSIFTDMFSSSVESLKTVR; encoded by the coding sequence ATGAGTATTAATAATGGAAATAGCAACGGCAACGGCAACGGCAACGGCAACGGCAATGGCAATGTTCGTTTACCTAAGTTAGCGCTCGCGAATATCCAACAATTAGAACAGAATACCAATAAGGAATCGACTATTGAACCGAAACCACCATCTACAGCACCGCGCTATATTCCTAAATTTGACCAACCCGTAATTCTTACTCAACCAAGGAAGTGGTCAAGAGCAATATTGTGGAGTTTGATGGCAGTCACTGCGGGTGCTATCATTTGGGCAAACGTAGCCAAGATTGAAGAAGCGGTTTCAGCCACAGGTAAGTTGGAGCCAACAGGTACTGTGAAAGAAGTACAAGCCCCTGTAGGTGGAGTGGTAAAACAAATCCATATAGAGGACGGACAGCACGTAAAGAGTGGAGAACGTCTCCTGAGTCTTGACCCTACAACAGCTTTAGCACAGCTTGCTTCTTTACAGAAAATACGTGTTTCTTTAGTTCAAGAAAACCAATTCTATCAATCCCAATTGCGCGGTGCTTCTTCTGGTGTTATCCCTTTAAAAATTCCAAACGAAATGATTGACCTGACCAAAAGTCGAGCAGCGTTAATTGCTGACAACCAAGTGTATCGCGCTCAATTGGATGGTTTGAGAGATCCCAATAGGTTAACAATAGAACAAAAAGAACGCCTGCAATCAAACCGATCCGAATTGAATGCTCGTGTTGCTGCAGCAAAGTTAGAAATTGTCCAATTGCAGCACCAAAGACAACAAGCTGAAATTAAACAAGCTTCCACTATTGATACCTTGGCAATGAACAAAGGCATTTTGAATAGTGTCACTCCATTGATGCAAGATGGAGCGATTTCCAAAATTCAATACTTTAAACAGCAACAAGAAGTGAGAAACGGTCAGTCCGAAATCGACCAACTCGTTCAGGAACGAGCGCGTTTAAATTCAGCTATTTTTCAAGCACAAGCCAAGCTACAAAACACAATCGCTCTCTCTCGTCAAGATTGGCTACAGCAGATTGCAGATAACAACAAACGCATTGCAGAAATTGACTCTCAGTTAACTAAAGCCATAGTTGAGAATCACAAAAAGATAGCAGAAATTGATTCTCAACTGAGTCAAACTCAGATGAATTTGAAATATCAAGAAATCAAATCCCCGGTAGCTGGTACAATTTTTGAGATCAAGGCGCACACTCCAGGATTTGTTGTCACTTCTAGCGAACCAATTCTTAAGGTTGTTCCTGATGATGCACTTATCGCCAAGGTATATATCACCAACAAAGATATTGGTTTTGTCTTTGAGGGAATGACAGTGGATGTGCGAATTGACTCGTTCCCCTTTAGTGAATTTGGCGATATCAAAGGTCAACTCATTTCGATTGGCTCTGATGCTTTGCCACCAGACCAAATTTATCCGTACTACAGATTTCCCGCTAAAGTCCGATTGTCACAACAGTCGCTTTTAGCGAACGGACGCAAAATACAACTGCAATCGGGGATGTCGGTCAGTACCAATATTAAGATTAGGGAGCGCACGGTCATGAGCATTTTTACTGATATGTTTAGCTCCAGTGTGGAGAGCCTCAAGACCGTGCGGTAG